A stretch of DNA from Acidovorax carolinensis:
CATCGGTCACCCTGAGCTGGCCGCGCACATTGCCCAGTCGGTGATCCAGCAGGACTTTGACCTGACCATTGTCAACAAGATGCCGGTGGACCATGGCCTGACGGTGCCGCTGAGCCTGATGTGCGGCCAACCACCCGCGGATGCGTTTCAATGGCCGTGTCCGGTGATTCCGTTTGCGGTGAACGTGGTGCAGTACCCGGTGCCATCGGGCCAGCGCTGCTTTCAACTGGGACAGGCCATTCGCAAGGCGGTGGAGAGTTATGACCAGGACCTGAATGTGCACATCTGGGGCACCGGCGGCATGAGTCATCAGCTGCAGGGCCCGCGCGCCGGCCTGATCAATCGTGAGTGGGACAACGCCTGGCTCGATCAAATGATTGCCGACCCCGCCGCTTGTGCCCAAGTGCCGCACATCGACTACGTGCGCGAAGCCGGCAGCGAGGGCATCGAGCTGGTGATGTGGCTCATCGCACGCGGCGCCATGGCCGACGTGACCGGCGGCAAGCCGCCCGCAGTCAAGCACCGCTTTTACCATGTGCCCGCGAGCAACACCGCCGTGGGCCACCTGATCATGGAGAATACCTAAATGACAAAACCTATCAAAGTCGCCCTGGCGGGCGCAGGTGCCTTCGGCATCAAACACCTCGACGGCATCAAGAACATTGAAGGCGTTGAAGTGGTCTCACTGGTCAGCCGTGAGCTGGAAAAAACCCGAGAGATCGCGGCCAAATACGGCATTGGCCATGTCACCACCGAGCTGGCCGAGAGCCTGGCGCTGAAAGCGGTGGACGCCGTCATTTTGTGTACCCCCACGCAGATGCACGCCGCGCAAACACTGGCCTGTCTGCGCGCCGGCAAACATGTGCAGGTGGAGATTCCGCTGTGCGACGTGCTCAACGACGGCGAAGAGGTGGCGCAGCTGGCGGCGCAATCGGGCCTGGTCGCCATGTGCGGCCACACCCGGCGCTTTAACCCCAGCCACCAGTACGTGCACAAGGAGGTTACGGCGGGCCGCTTCAACATCCAGCAAATGGACGTGCAGACCTACTTTTTCCGGCGCAGCAACATGAACGCGCTGGGCCAGCCGCGCAGCTGGACCGACCATTTGCTGTGG
This window harbors:
- a CDS encoding class III extradiol dioxygenase subunit beta yields the protein MARITASVYTSHVPAIGAALDLGKDKEPYWQPVFAGYEYSKQWMKDNKPDVIFLVYNDHATAFSLDMIPTFAIGTAPQFPVADEGWGPRPVPPVIGHPELAAHIAQSVIQQDFDLTIVNKMPVDHGLTVPLSLMCGQPPADAFQWPCPVIPFAVNVVQYPVPSGQRCFQLGQAIRKAVESYDQDLNVHIWGTGGMSHQLQGPRAGLINREWDNAWLDQMIADPAACAQVPHIDYVREAGSEGIELVMWLIARGAMADVTGGKPPAVKHRFYHVPASNTAVGHLIMENT
- a CDS encoding Gfo/Idh/MocA family oxidoreductase: MTKPIKVALAGAGAFGIKHLDGIKNIEGVEVVSLVSRELEKTREIAAKYGIGHVTTELAESLALKAVDAVILCTPTQMHAAQTLACLRAGKHVQVEIPLCDVLNDGEEVAQLAAQSGLVAMCGHTRRFNPSHQYVHKEVTAGRFNIQQMDVQTYFFRRSNMNALGQPRSWTDHLLWHHAAHTVDLFAYQCGSPIVKANAIQGPIHPTLGIAMDMSLQLKSANGAICTLSLSFNNDGPLGTFFRYIGDTATYIARYDDLFNGKEEKIDVSQVAVSMNGIELQDREFFAAIREGRQPDSSVASVLPCYRVLHALEQQLGG